A genome region from Streptomyces xanthophaeus includes the following:
- a CDS encoding SGNH/GDSL hydrolase family protein → MAATTTKLKTIGSYAAIGDSFTEGVGDPGPGDSFLGWADRLAVLLADQREEHDFRYANLAVRGKLLDQIVADQLPRAKALAPDLVTFCAGGNDIIRPGTDPDDVAERFEAAVADLTGSVGQVMITTGFDTRGVPVLKHLRGKVATYSAHVRAIADRYDCPVLDLWSLKSVQDRRAWDTDRLHLSPEGHTRVALRAAQVLGLDVPADPDQPWPPQRPRGSVDVTRDNIQWAREHLVPWIGRRLRGESSGDHVEAKRPDLLPL, encoded by the coding sequence CGAGGGTGTGGGGGACCCGGGACCCGGGGATTCTTTTCTCGGCTGGGCGGACCGGCTCGCCGTGCTCCTGGCCGATCAGCGCGAAGAGCATGACTTCCGGTATGCGAATCTGGCGGTGCGGGGGAAGCTCCTCGACCAGATCGTGGCCGACCAGCTTCCGAGAGCCAAGGCCCTTGCACCGGACCTGGTGACCTTCTGTGCGGGCGGCAACGACATCATCCGGCCCGGCACCGACCCGGACGACGTGGCGGAGCGCTTCGAGGCGGCCGTGGCCGACCTCACCGGGTCCGTGGGCCAGGTCATGATCACCACAGGCTTCGACACGCGGGGCGTACCGGTGCTCAAGCACCTCCGCGGCAAGGTGGCGACGTACAGCGCGCACGTCCGCGCCATCGCCGACCGCTACGACTGCCCGGTGCTCGACCTCTGGTCGCTGAAGTCCGTACAGGACCGCCGGGCCTGGGACACGGACCGGCTGCACCTCTCGCCCGAAGGACACACGCGGGTCGCGCTGCGCGCCGCACAGGTGCTCGGACTGGACGTGCCGGCCGACCCCGACCAGCCGTGGCCCCCGCAGCGGCCGCGCGGCTCGGTGGACGTGACCCGGGACAACATCCAGTGGGCGCGCGAGCACCTCGTGCCGTGGATCGGCCGGCGGCTGCGGGGGGAGTCCTCCGGGGACCACGTGGAGGCGAAGCGGCCGGACCTGCTGCCGCTGTAG
- a CDS encoding MBL fold metallo-hydrolase, which produces MTGSRPLRPRLRALRPEAFGADPSGARLERIQRSPNFADGVFQNPLGARNRPSGSMAEFAKIYFHREQRVRRSPAAPIPVHPTTLADLAKPPASGLRLTWMGHSSVLAEIDGRRVLFDPVWGERCSPFPFAGPKRLHPVPVPLASLGTVDVVVISHDHYDHLDLPTIKALAGTDTVFAVPLGVGAHLERWGVPADRLRELDWNESTKIAGLSLTATPARHFCGRGLRNQQHTLWASWVVAGDEHRIYHSGDTGYFPGFEEIGAEHGPFDATMIQIGAYSEYWPDIHMTPEEGMRAHLDLQGGIPHGTMLPIHWGTFNLALHPWDEPGEGTLAASKNADAAIALPIPGQPFEPGSADAPTAPWWRPFVGGRAAGGPVDGRTSTAPLGAGGAAATAARVASAAVDGREKPESVGS; this is translated from the coding sequence TTGACCGGCTCCCGTCCCCTGCGTCCGCGGCTGCGTGCCCTGCGGCCCGAAGCCTTCGGCGCGGACCCGTCCGGTGCCCGCCTGGAGCGGATCCAGCGCTCGCCGAACTTCGCCGACGGCGTCTTCCAGAACCCGCTCGGGGCCCGGAACAGGCCCTCGGGGTCGATGGCCGAGTTCGCCAAGATCTACTTCCACCGGGAGCAGCGGGTGCGGCGCAGCCCCGCCGCGCCGATCCCGGTCCACCCGACGACCCTCGCGGACCTGGCGAAGCCGCCCGCCAGCGGCCTGCGGCTGACCTGGATGGGGCACTCCAGCGTGCTCGCGGAGATCGACGGGCGCCGCGTGCTGTTCGACCCGGTGTGGGGCGAGCGCTGCTCCCCCTTCCCCTTCGCCGGTCCCAAGCGGCTGCACCCGGTACCGGTCCCGCTGGCCTCGCTGGGCACGGTCGACGTCGTGGTCATCTCGCACGACCACTACGACCACCTCGACCTGCCGACGATCAAGGCACTGGCCGGTACGGACACCGTCTTCGCCGTCCCGCTGGGCGTCGGCGCGCACCTGGAACGCTGGGGCGTACCGGCCGACCGGCTGCGCGAGCTGGACTGGAACGAGAGCACCAAGATCGCCGGTCTCTCGCTCACGGCCACCCCCGCCCGCCACTTCTGCGGCCGCGGCCTGCGCAACCAGCAGCACACCCTGTGGGCGTCCTGGGTCGTCGCGGGCGACGAGCACCGGATCTACCACAGCGGGGACACCGGCTACTTCCCGGGCTTCGAGGAGATCGGCGCCGAGCACGGGCCCTTCGACGCCACCATGATCCAGATCGGCGCCTACTCGGAGTACTGGCCCGACATCCACATGACGCCCGAGGAGGGCATGCGCGCCCACCTCGACCTGCAGGGCGGCATTCCTCACGGGACGATGCTGCCGATCCACTGGGGCACCTTCAACCTGGCCCTGCACCCGTGGGACGAGCCGGGCGAAGGCACGCTGGCCGCGTCGAAGAACGCGGACGCGGCCATCGCCCTCCCCATCCCGGGACAGCCCTTCGAGCCCGGCTCGGCGGACGCACCCACCGCACCGTGGTGGCGGCCGTTCGTCGGCGGAAGGGCGGCGGGCGGCCCTGTCGACGGCCGCACGTCCACGGCGCCGCTCGGGGCGGGCGGAGCGGCGGCGACAGCTGCCCGGGTGGCGTCGGCGGCCGTCGACGGCCGGGAGAAGCCGGAGTCCGTCGGCTCGTAG